The Phaeodactylum tricornutum CCAP 1055/1 chromosome 6, whole genome shotgun sequence region ATACGCGACAACACTAGGAAGTATCCGCAAGGTCCCAAGTGTAAGTACGGGTCGTAGTCACGGCTGGGGCTGCAACTTGGTATGGCGCATCCTCTCTGTTTGTCATTGCAATCCAGAAGCGTCAAACCGTCGTCCGCAAACCTGCACTGCGTAGAGCCAaaatactaactgtaattaGCGGTAGACTAGCAGTGGCCGTCTGTGTCGGTCCGTCCAGAGCATCGTCCTATCCGGTTTGCGGGAGACGATCGAGGTTGTCCCCACTCCTTCTCCATGGTATCCCCTCATTTACAGGAACTGTCTCGTCTTTGCTGTTAAGACGCACCAAATCGTGTACGCTTGTTGTTCTCTGACTGATTGAAGTACAATGAATAACGCAGCGGCCTCAGGACTGGTACGTGTTCCGCAGGTTGTCGGCTAGTCGTGTAGGTCGCGAACGTTCCGTTTGGTGCGGGTTTATCCGTTTCGTCGTTGAGTGCGTTGTGGGTTTGCGCCTTGATTTGCCTGATGCAAGTATTCCAAAAATAGAATCTTCCGTGTTGCTGGCACATGTCATCAAGCCCTGGAAAAAAATTTAACTCCAAAAGTGTACCTTTGCAATAGATTTGCACAAACGTTCGCACACACCCTCATTGTTGAGATTTTCATTGTCTGCAGTTTCTCGGGGGTACCCGCGAATCGGGCGAAGACGTCCGCGTTGGGAACGTGACAGCCGCAATTGCGGTTGCCAACGTTGTAAAGTCGAGTTTGGGACCCGTCGGTTTAGATAAAATGCTCGTGGACGACATTGGGGATGTTACGATTACCAACGATGGTGCGACTATTTTGGCTCAGCTCGAAGTCGAGCATCCCGCGGCGCGCCTTTTGGTGGATCTGGCACAGCTCCAGGATAAAGAGGTTGGTGACGGAACGACGTCGGTTGTCATTATCGCCGCGGAGCTTTTGCGAAGAGGAAACGATCTCGTGAAAAATGGAATTCATCCCACTACCATTCTCTCGGGTTATCGTTCTGCGTTAAAGGCCGCGGTGGCTTACATCAAAAGCACTATGGTGGTACCGGTATCCAAGCTGTCGGACGAGCACCTTTTGCAAGCTGCTCGCACCTCCATGTCCAGCAAACTCATCGGCAAGGAAGGAGACTTTTTTGCACAGCTTGCTGTCGATGCCGTCAAGAGTGTAGCTACGATAAGTCCCTCCGACGGCAAGGCCAAGTACCCCCTGTCGGCTATCCACATCCTCAAGGCACACGGCAAGTCAAGCTTGGATTCACACCTTATGCAAGGTGGTTTTGCCCTCCTGGGCACTCGAGCTTCCCAAGGTATGCCCTCGACGATTGATCCTGCTGACGGTGAATCCGATGTCAAAATTGCCATGTTGGACATGAACTTGCAGCGTCACCGCATGGCAATGGGCGTACAGATCCAAATCACGGATCCCAAAGAAGTCGAAAACATCAAGAAACGGGAGCTCGACATTACCAAGGAAAAAATTCAAAAAATTCTGCAAACGGGAGCCAAGGTCGTCCTCACCACCAAGGGTATCGACGACACGTGTATGAAATACTTTGTCGAAGCAGGTGCTCTGTGCGCAAGGCGGTGCAACAAGGAGGACTTGAAGCGCTTGGCCAAGGCAACCGGCGGTAAGCTAGTTGTCACCCTGGCCGACATGGAGGGTGAAGAGTCCTTTGATGTGGACTCGCTTGGTAAATGTACGTCGGCTGCTGAAGTCCGTGTAGGCGACGGCGAGATGCTACATTTTTATGGTTGCAAAGGGGCCGGGGCATCCACGATAGTACTGCGAGGAGCGAACGAATACATGCTAGATGAAATGGATCGGGCCTTGCACGATGCGCTTTGCGTCGTTAAAAGAATGCTCGAGTCGTCTACCCTGGTTCCAGGTGGTGGAGCTGTGGAAGCGGCCCTATCCGTATATTTGGAGCAATTTGCGGAAACACTGGAAACACGAGAGCAATTGGCTATCCAAGAGTTTGCCGACGCATTGTTGGTGATTCCCAAAACTCTCGCTGTCAATGCGGCGAAAGACAGCTCCGAACTTGTCGCCAAGCTTCGGGCGGTTCATGCCAAGCACCAGAAAGCTGAGAACCCCACGGATACCGATTATCAAAATTTTGGACTGGATCTAATAAATGGTGAAATTCGCAACAATCTTTTGGCCGGTGTTGTGGAGCCCGCGATGTCAAAGATCAAATCCTTACGCTTTGCCACCGAAGCTGCGATAACGATTCTACGTATTGACGACCGCATCACAGTGTCGGAACAAGGATAACCTAATGGCTAAAAaagatgaagagatccagCAGCGTATACATTTCCACCATTTTGCTAAATGGTTGTCCATTTCGACGGCACGGTCATAAAGTAGCGCTCCATTGCATTTGTAAATCTTGCCTTGTAAAGAGGCGGCTGAATAATCGTAGGTGCTTCGCTGCCCACAACCATTGGCAGGCTTTTGCCGACACGTTCCATCTGTTTCAAAATGTCATACTGCCGCATAAAGTCTATAATCCCAACGACAAGCTCCATGTTATCTTCGTCAACCCCAACTAAAATCGAGTAGTCCAGAACATTAATGATGGACAAGAATAGTGTATCCTTTTGATGGGAGAAAGGGAACAGCTTTTGAGACATCTTTTTAAACAATTGGAGTGAACACGATTACAATGACCACCTACATTGAGAATACTCATTTGGAAGACTGCTTTCGCTCGATCCGTCATTGGCATTGGTCTTCCCATTGTGTATTCAAGAAAGTCGCCGTCCAAAAGGGTCGCTCCTGAGCCAGCTTCCAAAGCGGCGTTACGATCATAGGATTTTCGATCATCGGTACCTGCTGAGCCTCGAGAATCTCGACTGCCATCGTCCCACATTCCAGGTCCATTCTTGCTCCTTCCGTTTGACGGTTCCGACATTTGAGATGGAGTTTCGGGTAATGCTTCTCCCTTCAC contains the following coding sequences:
- a CDS encoding predicted protein encodes the protein MNNAAASGLFLGGTRESGEDVRVGNVTAAIAVANVVKSSLGPVGLDKMLVDDIGDVTITNDGATILAQLEVEHPAARLLVDLAQLQDKEVGDGTTSVVIIAAELLRRGNDLVKNGIHPTTILSGYRSALKAAVAYIKSTMVVPVSKLSDEHLLQAARTSMSSKLIGKEGDFFAQLAVDAVKSVATISPSDGKAKYPLSAIHILKAHGKSSLDSHLMQGGFALLGTRASQGMPSTIDPADGESDVKIAMLDMNLQRHRMAMGVQIQITDPKEVENIKKRELDITKEKIQKILQTGAKVVLTTKGIDDTCMKYFVEAGALCARRCNKEDLKRLAKATGGKLVVTLADMEGEESFDVDSLGKCTSAAEVRVGDGEMLHFYGCKGAGASTIVLRGANEYMLDEMDRALHDALCVVKRMLESSTLVPGGGAVEAALSVYLEQFAETLETREQLAIQEFADALLVIPKTLAVNAAKDSSELVAKLRAVHAKHQKAENPTDTDYQNFGLDLINGEIRNNLLAGVVEPAMSKIKSLRFATEAAITILRIDDRITVSEQG